GATGAAGAATTCCTTTCTCTTTATCATTCCAACCAATACAAAGTGTTCCGTCAGAATTTTTTACCGACACGATAGCAGGCTTTGTTCCATACATGGAACTGTGAGAAGATGGACCGAATTGGTCTTCTATGGTAGCATCGTAAGGGGAATCGTTAGTGGAAATAAACTTAATGTCTAATTCTTTTGGTTTGGCAGAAATTTCCATTTCCTGTTCGTTTGCTTCATTTAAAGCTTCTATTACCGACGATTGACTTGAAGGGATAATGGCAAATATTGGTTTATTTACTGAAATGCCGACCTTTCCATTTTCATACAAATTAAAAAAAGAATGAAGATCTATTCGACCATTTTTGATTTCACTTGATTTATATGTTTTTACAAATTTTAAACTTCCATTCTCATAATAATAAGCATTATGGTCGGCAACTTTGTTCAATTTATAAAAAAACTTCAAACTTCCATTTGAACCGAAGTTTTCAATTCCATTTTTAGCATTGTTTGCGAAATAGACTTTCACTTTATAAGCAGGATAGGATTCTTCTTTTACTTTTAATGTAAGTAGTTCTAAATCAAAACCAGAAGGTCTGTATTCTTCACTATAAGAAATAAATGCAGTCAATTCAGGTGTGACTGTATCTTCCATATTGTTCATATATCCAATATAAGATTTCTTTATTATTGGTGAACCATCGCTGTATATTTGAATTTTATCAACAGATAGGTTTGGGGGAAAATGTGGATTTACCTCTGGAGTCGAAGGAACTGGTGTAGTAGTTTCATTCTGTTTAGGTGTAACAACAGGGTTTGATTCTGATTCTTTGGGTTCCGTTTTGGGAATAGTAGGATTATTTGCAGGTCTTTTCTTTGGAATATTTCCATTTTTTTTTAATTCCTCTAAATCAATCTTACTTACAATTTCTTGCAAAGTAGAACAATTGTAAGTCAACATAAATAATAACAGCAGTAATAACTTCATATAGATTCCTTATTTTTAATTTTAATGTACGAAACATTTGATTAATAGCATTTTATCAGGACATTAGGAAAGTCAATGAAATATGATTCTATACGAACGGTGCGAAACACAGGAAAATTATGCAGAAGGTTAGGAAGCAATTCCTAGCCTTCCCTTGTGCGAGGTTGGAAAACATGGTTTGAAAAATTTCCGTTTACCTATGAATGCGGGAAACTGTTTTCCCGCGAACAAGTAAAAATCCCACGTAAATTTATTTTTCTTCAAAAATCGTTCTTTCCTGTCATGAGGTTGCGGGCAATCACCATTTTGTGCACTTCACTTGGTCCATCTGCAAGTCTTGCTGCTCTTGCATCCCGATAAAATAATTCTAACTTCAAGTCGCGGCTATAACCGAGAGACCCACAAATTTGGATTGCACGGTCAATACATTTACAAAGAATTTCGCTCACGTGCCATTTTGCCATGGAGATAATTTGTCTAGCATCATCGCCTCGACGAAGAGTATCTGCGGCTTTGAGAGTAAGTAAAAATCCAGATTCTATTTCGAGTGCAGATTCTGCGAACATCCATTGGATTCCTTGATGGTCGGCAAGTTTAGATCCAAATACTTCTCTGGATTTTGCGTACTCTCGGGCGATGTCCATTGACCGTCTAGCTAATCCAATCCAGCGCATACAGTGCGTTAACCTTGCAGGACCGAGTCTTACTTGAGTCCATTTGAATCCTTCTCCGACTCTACCGAGGATCATCGACTGAGGAACTTCTACATTTTCAAATTTTAATTCACAATGTCCACCTTGACCGTGTGAACCCATTGTGTTTACTTCGCGTACCATTGTGTAACCAGGTGCGTCAGTCGGAACAAGAAATAGAGTAGAACGACGAAAACTTCCACTTACTTTGGACATTACAATTAAAAACTTGGCACCATTCGCTCCAGTGCAATACCATTTATGACCGTTTAATATGTATTTGTCTCCCACTTTTTCTGCATTCGTCATGAGAGATTGGGGATCAGAGCCGGCGCCGGGTGGAGGTTCGGTCATAGCAAAACCGGATCGAATTTCTCCTTTTACAAGTGGATGATAAAATAGGTCTTTTTGTTCTGTATTTGCAGCCTCATGAAGCAAATGCATATTCCCTTCATCTGGAGCGTCACAGTTAAATACAAATGGTGCGATAGGTGACCGACCTAGTTCACTAAAAATAATTGCAGTTCCGACTAGATCAAGTCCAAGCCCACCTTCCGACTTTGGTAAATGCGGTGTCCACAGTCCGGCGGCCTTTACTTTTTTACGAAGGTCTTGTGCTACTTCTTCGGGAAGTCTTCCGATTGTGTAGTCATAGTCTTTTTCGTGAGGCATTACAACTTGCTCGACGAATTCTTTCATCTTGATTCTTAATTCTTCTACTTCTTTTGGTACATTGAAATCCATGTTATCCTCTTTTTTTTTGCCACAGAGGCAAGGAGACACAGAGAGGGTTGAGGTTTGGTTAATGGAAGTTCAATGTATGGATTCACACTTGATGTCACCCTCGAAATTTTCAGTCGGGGGGCTCCAAGAACTAGAGATTCCCAACAGAAAATTTTGGGAATGACAACTAGCTTAATTTCATTGAAATAATTAAAATCTAAAACTCTCTGTGTCTCCGTGCCTCTGTGGCTAATCTTATTTTATCTGAATTATAATTTTTCCTTTTACTCGACCCGTTTGTTGGTAGCTGAATGCTTCCTTCACATCCTTTAATGGAAAAACTTTATCCACTAAAGGTTTCACTTTATTATCCTCAATTAGCTTTGTAATTTTACTTAACTGCTCTCCACTTGCATTCATAAAAAGATACTTGTAGTTTACTTTATGTTTTTTTGCGAGAGAACTGTTTTTTATATTTAATAAGTAAAATAAAGTTTTAATAAATGGGTTCAAACCAAATTTATCAGCATAATCCGGAGTTGGAATTCCACTGATGGAAATTAATATTCCTCCTGGTTTTAACACTTTATAGGAGTCTTCTCTTGATTTGCCTCCCATTGTATCAAATACTAAATCATAGTCTTTTAACAATTCCCAAAAATTTTCTTTTTTGTAGTCAATGATTACATCTGCACCTAGACTTTTTACGAGTTCAATATTTGTTGTACTGGTTGTAGTAGCGACTTCGGCTCCTGCATTTTTTGCAAGTTGAATCGCAATGTTTCCAACACCTCCAGAGCCAGCGTGGATAAGAACCTTTTGCCCCTTTTGTAAATTTCCTAAATCAAATAGTGCCTGCCAGGAAGTAAGTCCTACAAGTGGAATTCCGGCTGCTTCTTCAAAACTTAGGTTTTTCGGTTTCAATGCAGCTTCCTCATGATTAACAACACAAAATTCAGCAAATGTTCCAGTAATTTTTTTCTTACCAGGACGGAAATAAACTTCGTCGCCAACTTTAAATTTATTTACATTTACCCCTATTTGTGTGACAACTCCCGCTCCATCGTTTCCTAGAATATGTGGCATTTTATAATCCATCATAATTTTGACATCACCCTTCATAACTTTCCAGTCGATGGGATTTACGCTCGCTGCACGCATTTCGATTAATACTTCATCATTATCAATTACAGGTTTTGGAAAATCTTCTACGTATTCGATTACTTCATTTCCGCCATATTTTCGGATTAGACTTGCTTTCATTTTTTTACTTCCTTTTCGTTAAATGCTTTCATATTAGTAAGACAAGACTTCATTGCTTTTTTAAATCCCCAAACAACGACGGGAAGTAGCAGTCTAGATAAAAAAGTATCTTTACCAAGGAAAGTATAATCCCAATTAACCTCTACTTGGTTTTCTTTTTGTTTGAGAGTATATTTTCCAATCATATTATTAAATAGAAGTTTCTGAATAGAATTCATCTCAGCCATTTCGTAAGTTTGTGAATAAGGGCTATTATGCTCTAAAATTCTCTCTTTAACCAAAGAACCATCTCCGAGTCTAACGGTTCGGATAAGTCCGACTTCGATGTTTGTATCTATTGGAATAGTAATTTCTTCAATTGAAGGAATAAGTGGGAAAAATCCTCGAAAGTATTTGGGAAAGTCGGCACCATTGACAGCTAACGTATTAAATATTTTTTCGATAGATTCGGTGACAAAAACTTCTGTGTGAATTTCTTTTGTATTAGGCATTTTATTTATCCGTGATTTTTATCATTGTTTCAGTATTTGTAATCGAAAGTCAAACGCAAACTTTACTTTGCCAATTTAAATTTTCCAATGCGATCATTGTGTAAGCTCCCAAGATACAGATAACCTTTGTATTCCAGAGCAGAGGTTATTTCCTTTAAATGTTTGCCACTAGGTTCTTGGAAACTTTCTAATATATTTCCAGATTCATCGAGTGAAAGAACAAATCCATATGGTTTTGGTTTCGGCCAGAAAAATCGAGGAAGTTTTGACATTATTTTTGTAAGGAAAGGGTGGGGTTGTATTTTATCGAGCATAGGATTTCGGATTGTATAAAGTGCCAGATAAAAAATACCTTTTCCATTTGATGTAATATTGTCCGGAAAGCCGGGTGTGTTATCTAAAAATATATCCTTGGTTCCTTTTTTATCTCCCTTGAGGTAATATCGTGTTATGCGATAACGATAGGTTTCATTGATTAAAACGAAATCTTCATTTTTGGAAAGGGCGACTCCATTTGCAAAGTACAAATCTTTTAATAAAACGATAGTTTCTTTAGTGATTGGATCATATTTTAGAAATCTTCCATGTGGTTTGGATTCGAGTAGATCATAAAGATAATCAGGTTGGTGGTATTTTGAACTTGCGTCTGTAAAATAGATGATTCCATCTTTTGTTATTGCTAAATCATCTGTAAACGCAAAAGGTACATTATCTGCTGTATTTGCTAAAGTTGTAACTTTTCCTTCTTTGGATACAGAAAGTAAACCTTTCCACGCATCGCATACAATCAATTCTCCATGAGAATCAAACTCCATTCCAAGAGGTCTGCCTCCCGTGTTAATAAATGGCTCCACTTTTCCATCTGGGTATATTTTTGTGATATCTCCTGTGGCAGTACCTGCATAAATAATTCCATCTTTATCAATTGCTAATCCTTCTGGTCCGTCTATTTCTCCCTCTGCTAAAAGTTCGGAAGAGGTTAACAGACTATTTTGTGCTAATACTCCTTCCATAGGTTGGGGTTTAGGAGGATTAAAACCGACAGGATCTATCGGAGTAGATTTAAATGTAAAGTAGGAGAGGATCAAAATTATAAGTAATAATATATATTTAATTTTTTTCATTTCAATTTAAGTTTTGATTCATTTAACTTTTTCAATGATTTGCTAGTCAAGTCTATGTAAAAATTATTTTACTGAAATTTCCAATAACCAATAAGAACTGGTTAGTAAAGTATAAAG
This sequence is a window from Leptospiraceae bacterium. Protein-coding genes within it:
- a CDS encoding SMP-30/gluconolactonase/LRE family protein encodes the protein MKKIKYILLLIILILSYFTFKSTPIDPVGFNPPKPQPMEGVLAQNSLLTSSELLAEGEIDGPEGLAIDKDGIIYAGTATGDITKIYPDGKVEPFINTGGRPLGMEFDSHGELIVCDAWKGLLSVSKEGKVTTLANTADNVPFAFTDDLAITKDGIIYFTDASSKYHQPDYLYDLLESKPHGRFLKYDPITKETIVLLKDLYFANGVALSKNEDFVLINETYRYRITRYYLKGDKKGTKDIFLDNTPGFPDNITSNGKGIFYLALYTIRNPMLDKIQPHPFLTKIMSKLPRFFWPKPKPYGFVLSLDESGNILESFQEPSGKHLKEITSALEYKGYLYLGSLHNDRIGKFKLAK
- a CDS encoding NADP-dependent oxidoreductase, with product MKASLIRKYGGNEVIEYVEDFPKPVIDNDEVLIEMRAASVNPIDWKVMKGDVKIMMDYKMPHILGNDGAGVVTQIGVNVNKFKVGDEVYFRPGKKKITGTFAEFCVVNHEEAALKPKNLSFEEAAGIPLVGLTSWQALFDLGNLQKGQKVLIHAGSGGVGNIAIQLAKNAGAEVATTTSTTNIELVKSLGADVIIDYKKENFWELLKDYDLVFDTMGGKSREDSYKVLKPGGILISISGIPTPDYADKFGLNPFIKTLFYLLNIKNSSLAKKHKVNYKYLFMNASGEQLSKITKLIEDNKVKPLVDKVFPLKDVKEAFSYQQTGRVKGKIIIQIK
- a CDS encoding acyl-CoA dehydrogenase family protein, translated to MDFNVPKEVEELRIKMKEFVEQVVMPHEKDYDYTIGRLPEEVAQDLRKKVKAAGLWTPHLPKSEGGLGLDLVGTAIIFSELGRSPIAPFVFNCDAPDEGNMHLLHEAANTEQKDLFYHPLVKGEIRSGFAMTEPPPGAGSDPQSLMTNAEKVGDKYILNGHKWYCTGANGAKFLIVMSKVSGSFRRSTLFLVPTDAPGYTMVREVNTMGSHGQGGHCELKFENVEVPQSMILGRVGEGFKWTQVRLGPARLTHCMRWIGLARRSMDIAREYAKSREVFGSKLADHQGIQWMFAESALEIESGFLLTLKAADTLRRGDDARQIISMAKWHVSEILCKCIDRAIQICGSLGYSRDLKLELFYRDARAARLADGPSEVHKMVIARNLMTGKNDF